Part of the Janibacter alkaliphilus genome is shown below.
GGCCGGGTCCGTGCCGGTGCGCGAGCTGGCCCCGCGGCTCGGCGAGCTCGGGCTGCTCGGCATGCACCTGGACGGCTACGGCTGCGCCGGCACCTCGGCGACCGCCTACGGGCTCGCCTGCCTGGAGCTCGAGGCCGCCGACTCCGGCATCCGCTCGCTGGTCTCGGTGCAGGGGTCGCTGGCGATGTTCGCCATCCACCGCTGGGGCAGCGAGGAGCAGAAGCAGCAGTGGCTGCCGCGGATGGCGACCGGCGAGGCGATCGGCTGCTTCGGCCTCACCGAGCCCGACTTCGGCTCCAACCCGGCCGGCATGCGCACCCGCGCCCGCCGCGACGGCGACGACTGGATCCTCGACGGCACGAAGATGTGGATCACCAACGCCCCGGTCGCCGACGTGGCCGTGGTCTGGGCGAACACCGACGAGGGTGAGGGCTCGAAGGGGGTCCGCGGCTTCGTCGTGCCGACCGACACCCCCGGAATCACCGCACCGGAGATCACCAAGAAGCTCTCGCTGCGGGCCTCGATCACCGGCGAGATCGTCCTCGACTGCGTGCGGCTGCCGTCCTCGGCGATGCTGCCCGAGGCGCGCGGGCTCTCCGGGCCGCTGTCCTGCCTCAACGAGGCCCGCTTCGGCATCGTCTTCGGCGCGGTCGGCGCGGCCAGGGACTGCCTGGAGGCCGCGGTGGAGTACGTCGGCGACCGGGAGATCTTCGACAAGCCGCTGGCCGGCTACCAGCTGACCCAGGCCAAGCTCGCCGACATGACCCTCGAGCTCGGCAAGGCCATGCTGCTCGCCCTCCAGCTGGGCCGGCTCAAGGACGCCGGCTCGCTGCGCCCGGAGCAGGTCAGCCTCGGCAAGCTGAACAACGTCCGCGAGGCCATCGGCATCGCCCGCGAGTGCCGGACCCTGCTGGGCGCCAACGGGATCACCCTGGAGTACCCGGTGCTGCGGCACGCCAACAACCTCGAGTCGGTGATGACCTACGAGGGCACCAACGAGGTGCACCAGCTGATGATCGGCCAGGCCCTCACCGGCACCCCCGCCTTCCGCTGACCCGCGGCCGCTCCAGTCTCCCCAACTCGTTCTCCCCAACTCCCTAGGCAGCTGGACCTCCCTAGGTTGCAAGCGCAGCGTCTGCCACGAAGGTGAGCGTCTGTCGGGTCGGGGGTCGTGAGGCCGCTTCGTAGGGTGTGTGCATGAAGGATCGTTTCGACGGCCGCATCCTCGGTGCTGGCACGACATCGGGGCTGCGGCTCGTCATCGGTGACTGGCCGCGTTCGCCGCTGGGAGCCTTCACGGACGTCATGGTGGCGCTGCCGGACGGGGAAAGGGTCTTGCTGGCACCGGACGAGCAGGTCGCCGAGTACGTCACCGCGACCTACTCCTTCGACCGGGTGATCACCACGCCGGTGTCGGTCGAGGAGACCCGTGACGCCGAGGACCCGGTGGTTCAGTCGTCAGGCGAGCAGCACTGGCAGCTGGATGCCGGTCCGCTGCAGGCGCGGCTCGGCATCGGCGCCCGCACCGGGGTGGGCCGGCTGCTGCGGCTCGTTCCCGGACCGGTCGCGACGAGCCCGGTCTTCGCCTCGGCGGTGGACCCGATCGCCCGGCACGTCTTCCCCGGGGTACGGACGAAGGGGAGTGCCGGCGGCGGTCGTCGGGAGTACTACGGAGCCCGTGACCAGCACGCGGTGAGCGCCCTCTCCGGCACCTGGCTGGGCGAGGACTTCGGTGGCCTGAACGATGTCGACCCGCCCCCGGACTTCGGCTTCAGCTCGACGCCCGCCCGGCCGTGCCTGACGCGGGTGGTCACGACGGTGGTGCGGTAGGGGGCTAGCTTCTGCCGGTCAGCTTTGGGAAGCTCCGCCGGTGACCATCGAGCGGCAGGGATACACCCGGGGCGACGTCTCAGCCTCAGAGGCTGACGAGTCGAGACGAGTCGCGGGCTTGGCAGCAGAGCTGCAGCGGCAGCTTGAACTCCGGTCGGCGGAGATCGACGGCGCTCATCTCCCGGGCGCGCAGAGCCGTGCCATCCAGGACATCGTGTCTCTGGTGCTCACCCGCGAGATGGAGTTTCGCGAAGAGGTGGTCCTGACCAAGCAGGACGGCATCGTCACGCAGGCGCGCCCTGACTTCGTGTATCGCCTCAGCGACGGGCGAGGGGTGATGGCTGAAGTCGAGCGCGGCGGGACCGTCAACAACAACCATGACCTGAAGGACATGTGGAAGGCGCACATCGCGCCGGATATCCAGCACCTCATCCTTATCGTTCCGAACTCCAACTGGAAGGGTGATGGTGCCGCTCGCGAGCGTCCCTATCCGCGGGTGTGTGCGCGGGTGGGTGCCTTCTTCGGACATCCTCGGCGCGAGGTGGATGTGCTGTCCGCTCACGTTCTCGGATACGGACCCCTCACGCTTGACCCCAGCTGGTCACCTGCCAGCGTGGTTGAGCTGCCTGCGAGTCGTACGGACGATCCCAACAGCAGGTAGTCCCGGAGACCCGTGATCACCGTCCATGCCACCGGCCCCCGCCCACCGGACGACGTCTGGCACGACCTCGTCACGCCCGAGGCGTGGCCCGGGTGGGCGCCGCACATCACCCGCGTCCAGGACCTGCCGAGCCCGATCCGGCCCGGCGCTCGCGGGACGGTGCACGGTCCGGCCGGCCTGCGGATCCCGGTCTTCATCACCGAGGTCGACGACACCGGCCGCAGCTGGCAGTGGCGGGTCGGTCCCGGTCGCGCCAGCATCCTCATGGACCACCGGCTCGACGCCTCACCCGAGGGTGGGTCGCGGGTGGTCGTGACGATCCACGCCCCCTTCCCGATGCACCTCTACCGTCCGCTGGCGCGTACGGCGCTGCGTCGCCTGGTGGGCGACCGGTCGACCGGCTGACCTGGCGGCGGCGACGGCCGAGCCGCCGCCGAACGGCCCCCCGACGACTCAGGTGCTCCTGGCACACCGCGTCACCTCACCGTGCGAGCACCTCACGACCCGAGCAGCCGCCGCGGGTCGGGGAAGAAGAAGGGCACCCGCCGCTGGTAGTCGGCGTACCCCGGACGCCCCTCCATCCGCCGCTCGGTGAGCCGCGCCCCGGTGCCCTGGATGAGCACGTAGCTCATCAGCGCCGGCGCGGGCCAGGTCCATCCGCCCGGCGACGACGCGGCCGCGGCCAGCCACACCCCGTCCCACACCAGCGAGTCGCCGAGATAGTTCGGGTGCCGGGAGATCCCCCACACGCCGGTGTCGAGCACCTGCGGCCGCTCGTCCTTCGGCGTCGCCGTGTACTCCTCCTTCTGCCGGTCGGCCACCGCCTCGAGCACCGCCCCACCGACGGCCAGCGCGATCCCGGCCGGCAGCAGCAGCCGCCGCGCCGAGCGCGGCAGCGTCGAGGCCGCCGCCACCTGGATCGGCAGCGACACGGCGAGCTGCGCCGCGCCCTGCATGACGAAGACCTTGCCGATCACCCGCGCCGTCGAGTCCCCCTCCAGCCACTCCGCGTAGCGCGGGTCCTCCTCGTCGTGCCCGGTCATCCGCGGCAGCACGTGCGCGCCCAGCCGGGCCGCCCAGCCCCCGACGACCGTGGCCAGCGCCCAGCGGCGCCGCGCATCCCCGGTGCCGACAAGCGCGCTGGAGAGGGCGATCGCGCCCAGGCCCGGCCCCCAGACGACGTCCACGTAGTCGCGTCTCCCCTTCGGCAGGGCCACGGCAGCGGTCCCGGCCTGCACGGCGGCGGTCACCCCGAGCGCCGTCGCGGCGACGCGGCGCAGGTTCCTCAGGTCGATCATCGGTTCGCTCCTCGTGGTCGTGGTCGTGGTCGTGGGTGCGGGGTCCTGGTGTCGCGCAGTCACAACGAGGTTCGTGCTGGCGGCGACGACGGATGGAGTCAGCGTGCCAGCCGGACGCCGAGGTTGCCGGTCGTCGAGCCAGGCGCGAGCAGCTGCCGCGCGGCCGGCCGGTAGCGGCGGCAGTACGAGGCATGGCACAGGTAGGAGCCGCCCTTCGTCACGACGGCCGGATCATCCCCGCTCGCCGTCCACTCCCACACGTTGCCGGTGACGCAGTGCAGCCCGTACCCGTTCGCCTCGTAGGACCGAACCGGGCACGTCCCGATCCACCCGTCCTCGCCGGTGTTCACCTCGGGGAAGCTGCCCTGCCAGACGTTCATCCGGTGCTCCCCGCCGGGCGTCAGCTCCTCGCCCCACGGGAACGTCGCCTGGTCCAGCCCGCCACGCGCCGCGGCCTCCGACTCCACCTCGGTCGGCAGCCGTGCCCCGGCCCAGCGGGCGAAGGCGGTCGCGTCGCCGTGGCTGACGTGCACCACCGGGTGGTCGGCGCGGTCCTCGACGTCCGAGCCGGGCCCCTCCGGGGTGGCCCAGGTCGCCCCGTCCACCCGTAACCACCACGGCGCCGCCGCCACCGCCGGCCACCGCTCCGGGTCGGCGACGAACCCCGCGACGACATAGCTCCAGCCGCTGCGCTCGGCCAGCGACCGATGCCCCGTCGCGGCGACGAAGGCGGCCCAGTCGGCGTTCGTCACGGTCACCGCGGAGAGCTCGACCGGCGCGAGGTCCACGGTGCGTACCGGCGACTCGCCGTCCTCCGGGTAGCCGAAGGGGTCCTCGCTGCCGATCCGCACCGGCCCGCCGGGCACCGCGCGCCAGGGCGTCGCAAGCACCGCGGCGCCCGCGCCGGCCGGTACATCGTGGCCACGCGACTCCTCCCACGGCCCCGACGACGGCGCGCAGCAGCTCATTCGTGCGCCAGCAGCCGCTGCTGCTCCTGCGCCTCGGTCAGCGGCTCGACGTCGTCGCCGAGGTCGACCCGCACCCGCACGACCTCGCCGGCGCAGCGGTTGCGCAGCGGCACGTACTCCGGGCTGGTGGCGGTCCCGCGGTCCACCCCGACGTTGAAGGTCTCGTCGAAGGAGAAGTAGTACGCGGTGGTCTCCTCCAGCCGCCCGGCCGCCACGATCACTGCGTCCACCGAGAGCGCCAGGTCCGCGCCGGCCCCCGGCGCCCCACCGTCGTAGCCGAAGGCCAGCGCCACCTCGTGCTCGCCGGGCGCCAGCGGCTCCGGCGCCCGGACGATCGTCAGGTCGCGCCCGAAGAGGTTGTAGGCGTAGGTCGCCCGGCCCTCGTGCAGGTAGAGGCTCCACCCGCCGAAGGCGCCGCCCTGCGCGACGAGCACGCCCTCGGCTCCGCCCTCCGGGACGCGCACGGCCGCGGTGATCGTGTGCGAGCGGTTCTTGACGTTCGGCGCGACCTCCTCGGTCAGCCGGGCCGTCTCCGGCCCGTAGACGAAGGTGGTGATCCCGCGCCGCGGGTCGGCCCGCGGCGCGAGGTCCGGGTTCTCCCGCTCGGTGACCCGGTCGTCCAGCGGGTGCACCCGGTAGCGCTGCGCCTCCACCTCGAAGCGCGCTCGCAGCTCGGCCAGCCGCTCCGGCTCGTCCGCCGCCACGTCCCGCGTCTGGCTCCAGTCGCTGCGGGTGTCGTAGAGCTCCCAGGTGTCCTCGTCGAAGCCGCGCGGCTCCTCGGCCATCCGCCAGGGCACCCCGTGCTGGGTCACCGCGGTCCACCCCTCGTGGTAGATCCCACGGTTGCCGACCATCTCGAAGTACTGGGTGGGGCGGGTCTCCGGGGCGTCGGCGTCGAGCAGCGCGGCGTGCATCGAGACCCCGTCCAGCGGCTGCTGGGCCACTCCGTCGACCTCCGTCGGCGGGGCCACCCCGGCCGCCTCGAGCAGCGTCGGCATGACGTCGATGACGTGGTGCCACTGGTGCCGGACCGTGCCCCCGTCGCGGATCCGGGCCGGCCAGCGCACGATCGCCCCGTCCCGGTTGCCGCCGTGGTGCGAGGCGACCTGCTTGGTCCACTGGTACGGGGTGTTCATCGCCAGCGCCCACCCCGCCGGGTAGAGCCCGTAGGTGCTCGCCGAGCCGAACTCCTCGAGCCGGTCGGCCATGTCGGCGACGTCGTCGGCGCCGCCGTGCCCGACGAGGTGCTCCCGCAGGGTGCCCTCCAGGCCCCCTTCGCCGGAGGCCCCGTTGTCCCCGAGCAGGTAGAGCACGACGGTGTCCTCAGCCACCCCGAGCTCGTCCAGGGTGTCCACCAGCCGCCCCACCTGGGCGTCGGTGTGCTCGGCGAAGCCGGCGTAGGTCTCCATGAAGCGGGCGGCCACCGCCCGGGCCGGTTCGTCGAGCTCGTGCCAGCGCGGCACCCCGGGCGCCCACGGCGCGAGCTCGGTCTCCGGGGGCACGATGCCCAGCTCGCGCTGCCGGGCGAGGGTGGTCTCGCGCACCGCGTCCCAGCCCCGGTCGAACTCGCCGCGGTAGCGCCGCGACCACTCCGGTGCGACGTGGAAGGGGGCGTGCGTCGCCCCGAAGGCGACGTAGGCGAAGAACGGCCGGTCCCCCTCCGCCGCCTCCCGGATCCAGGCGTCGGTCTGCTCCACGAGGTCCTCGGTGAGGTGGTATCCCTCCTCGGGCGTGCGGTCCGGCTCGACCGGCGTCGTGCCGCGGTAGAGCTGCGGGTACCAGTGGTTCATCTCGGCACCCATGAACCCGTAGAAGTGCTCGAACCCCTCGCCGGTGGGCCAGTAGGTGAAGGGACCCTCGGGCCCGGTCTCGGACGGCGGGGTCTGGTGCCACTTGCCGAAGGCGGCGGTCGCGTACCCGGCGCCGTGCAGCGCCTGCGCCAGGGTGCCCGCGGTCGCTGGCCGCCGCCCGTCGTAGCCGGGATGGTCGGAGGTCATCTCGCTGGTCGCGCCCATGCCCACGGTGTGGTGGTTGCGGCCGCTGAGCAGCGCCGCCCGGGTGGGTGAGCACAGCGAGGTGACGTGGAAGCGGGTCAGCCGCACCCCGTCGTCGGCGAGCCGCTGCGCCACCGGCATCCGGCACGGACCGCCGTAGGGGGACGATGCGCCGAAGCCCATGTCGTCGACGAGCACGAGCAGGATGTTCGGGCGGGTCTGCGGCACACCTGACTATCGGATCTGGCCCGGCCCGGGGTCAAGGCAGGTCCGCACCCCTCGGCGACGGACCGCGCCATGCTGGAGATGCACACGCCACGACACGGATACGATCCGCGGATGGCAGGCGACCGCTCCGAGCTCTCCCTGCGCGACCTGCGCTCCTTCCTCGCGGTCGTCGACGAGGGCACCTTCACCGACGCCGCGATCGCGCTGGGCACCACCCAGGCCTCGGTCTCGCGGCACGTCGCCGCGCTGGAGCAGGCCCTCGGGGCGCGGCTGCTCGTGCGCGGCGGTCGGGTGGTCACGCTCACCGTGGCCGGTCGCCGGGTGCTGCGGCACGCCCGGACCATGCACGATGAGGGCGAGGCGATCCGCCGGGCCGCCCGCGACGAGCAGGGCCCGATCCGGATCGGCTACGCCTGGGCGGCGCTCGGCGCGCACACCGCGCCGGTGCAGCGCCGGTGGGCCGAGCTGCACCCCGGCTCCGAGCTCGTCTTCGTCAACTCCACCGGCCGCTTCTCGGGGCTCAACGAGGGCCTCGCCGACGTGGCCGTGGTCCGCCGCGACCCGGGGATGGCGCAGATCGGCACCGCCCTGCTCGGGCACGAGTCCCGGGTGGCCGCGCTGCCGCGGGAGCACCCGCTGGCCCGCCGACGGAGCCTGCGGATGGCCGACTTCGCAGGACGGACGGTGGCCGTCGAGGCGCTCACCGGCACCACCCGCGAGGAGCTGTGGTCGCCCGAGAAGTACCCGGCCGGCTTCCGCACGGTCAGCGGCACCGACGAGTGGCTCACCGAGACCGCCGCCGGGCAGGGGATCGGCCTGACCTCGCAGGCCACCGCGGTGCAGTACTCCCGGCTCGGTGTCGTCTTCCGCCGGGTGCGCGACGCCCCGCCGCTGCCGGTGTGGCTCATCTGGTGGCGCGACGACCCGCCGTGGTACCTCGACGCGCTGCGCGGGCTCATCCAGGAAGAGCTCGACCGGGAGGGGTGACCCAGCGGTCTGACCAGCCGACGGACGACGAGCCGACGGACGACCAGCCGACAGACGACGAAGGGCGGGACCGCACGGTCCCGCCCTTCGTCATCTCCCCGGGGCCACGTGAGGTGGCGCCCGGTGCTGCCGGCTCAGCTGCCGTGGTCGGCCACCGCCGCCGAGCTGTTCGCCCAGCGCTCGTAGTGGTCGAGCACGTCGTGGCAGACCTCGTCGCCGTCGTAGTCCATGAGGTCGTAGCTCACGCCGGTCGGCAGCGCCACCTCCAGCAGCGTGGTGGTGTCGTCCGCCTCGAGCATCCGCGCCCCGTAGCTGGGCGCCGGGGTGCGGCGCACCTGCACGAGGTAGCAGAAGTCCTCGTAGCCGATCTCGGTCGCCGGGACGACGAGCTTGGCGGTGCGCCCGATCCGGCCGTTGCCGGTGTCCTCGCTGACCTCGGCGACCACGCCGCGCTCGGTCAGCTCGCCGGCGACCTCCTGCAGCGAGGGCAGCACGACGTCGTCGAGCCGCTCCTCGGCCTGCTTCACGGTCACCGTGCCGAAGGTCCGGGAGAGCCGGCGGCGCCACGAGCCCGAGCCCGACGGGTGGCCGACGATCGAGCGGGTCAGCGAGACCCGCTGGGCCACGCCGAGCACCCGGTCCTCCTCCAGCGCCCGGTGCAGCGCCCACATCACGAGGATCATGACGAAGGCGAAGGGCAGCCCCATGATGATCGTCGCGCTCTGCAGCGCCGGGATGCCGTCGACGGTGAGCATCGCGATGGTCAGCACACCGGTGGCGGCCGCCCAGACGATGCGCATCGACGGCGCCGCGTCGGTGTCGTTGTCCGGCAGGTCCGAGGACAGGTTCGCCATGACCAGCGCCCCGGAGTCGGCCGAGGTGACGTAGAAGAGCAGCCCGACGAAGGTCGCCAGGGCCACCAGCACGGTCGCCCCCGGGGTGTCCTGCAGCAGGGTGAAGAAGCCCAGCTCCGGGGTGTTCATCGCGGCCTCGCCGAACTCGGCGTCGCCGTCCATGATCTTCTGCACGGCGCTGTTGCCGAAGATCGTCACCCACATGACGATGTAGCTGAAGGGGATGGTCATCGTGCCGAGCACGAACTGACCGATGGTGCGCCCCTTGCTGATCCGGGCGAGGAACATGCCGACGAAGCACGCCCAGGCGATCCACCATGCCCAGAAGAAGAGCGTCCAGCCGCCCATCCAGTCGGCGTCGTAGTCGTAGGCCATCGTGTCCATCGTGATCCCGGGGAACATCGACACGAAGTCGCCGACGTTCATCATCGCCGCCCGCAGCAGGAAGGCGGTGTCCCGGGTGATCAGCACCCACGCGGCCAGCGCGATCGCCAGCAGCACGTTGAGCTGGGAGAGCAGCCGGATGCCCTTGTCGACGCCGGTGGTCGCCGAGATGGTGGCGACGAGGACGGCGACGACGACCAGCGCGATCTGCGCCGGGGTGCCCTGCTCGATGCCGAAGAGCAGGTCGAGGCCGACGTTGAGCATGACCACGCCGATGCCCAGGCTGGTGGCCACGCCGAAGATCGTGCCGAGCACGGTGGCGATGTCCACGGCGTCACCGATCGGGCCGCGCACCCGCTTGCCGATGAGCGGGTAGAGCGTCGAGCGCACCGCCAGCGGCAGCCCCTTGCGGTAGGCGGCGAAGCCGAGCGCGATGCCCATGAGCGCGTACATGCCCCAGCCGGTGATCCCGTAGTGGAAGAGGGTCCACACGGTGGACTCGCGGGCGGCGTCCAGGGTGCCGCCGTCGCCCTGCGGCGGGGCGAGGAACTGGCTGGCCGGCTCGGCCACCGCGTAGAACATCACGTCGGTGCCGATGCCGGCGGCGAAGAGCATCGAGGCCCAGGCGAAGGTGGAGAACTCCGGCCGGTCGTCCGGGGAGCCCAGCCGCACCTTCGAGTAGCGCAGCCCGACGTAGAGGACGAAGACGAGCACCACGGTGGCCAGCGCGATGTAGAACCAGCCGAACCACTCCGAGATCCAGCCGACGGTGCTGCCGAGGATCTCCCCGGAGCTCTCCGGGGCGATCAGCGCCCAGCCGGCGACGATCACGGTGATGACGCCGGCGACGGTGAGCACCGGGATCTTCGGGGTGGGCTTGCGCGGCCTGTCGGCCCGGGTCTCCTGACCTGGCGGTGTGGCGGGGTCGGTGGTCGTGCTCATCGGGTCTCCTCCTGAGCGGCGCGCTGCGCCGCGATGGCGTCGATCGAGCTGGGGATGCTCGTCGGGGTGTTCCAGGCGTCGTTGCGCGGGTCGCCCGGCGGGTAGAGCGGCATGCCCGCGTTCGCCTTGTAGGTCGGTGGGGCCTCCGGGGCCAGCGGGGTGTTGCCGGCGATGAGGTCGGCCGCCTTCTCGGCGACCATCATCACCGGGGCGTAGATGTTGCCGTTGGTGATCGAGGGGAAGACCGAGGCGTCGACCACCCGCAGGCCGTCGGTGCCGTGCACCCGCATCGAGGACGGGTCGACCACGGCCATCTCGTCGGTGCCCATCTTCGCCGAGCACGAGGGGTGCAGCGCGGTCTCGGCGTCCTGGGCCACCCAGTCGATGATCTCCTGGTCGGTCTCCACCGAGGGGCCGGGGCTGATCTCGCCGCCGTCGAAGGCGGCGAAGGCCGGCTGGCGCAGGATGTGCCGGGCGGCGCGGATGACCTCGACCCACTCGCGGCGGTCGTTCTCCGTCGAGAGGTAGTTGAAGAGGATCGACGGGTGGTGCCGCGGGTCGTCGTCGGTGATGTGCACCCGGCCGCGCACGTCGGAGTTCATCGGGCCGATGTGTACCTGGTAGCCGTGCTTGCCCTCCGGGGCGGTGCCGTCGTAGCGGACCGCGATCGGCAGGAAGTGGAACATGAGGTTGGGGTAGGCGACGTCGTCGTTGGTGCGGATGAAGCCGCCCCCTTCGAAGTGGTTGCTCGCGCCCACCCCGGTGTCGGCGAAGAGCCACTGCGCACCGATGTAGGGGGCCTTCCACTTCTTCAGCCAGGGCGCGATCGAGACCGGCTGCAGGCTGGTGTGCTGCAGGTAGACCTCGAGGTGGTCCTGCAGGTTCTCACCGACGCCGGGCAGCTCGACCCGGGTGTCGACGCCGGCGGCGCGCAGCACCTCGGGGCTGCCGACGCCGGAGAGCTGCAGCAGCTGCGGGGAGTTGAAGGCGCCGCCGCAGAGGATGACCTCGCCGGCCTCGACCGAGCGGGGCCGCCCGGCCCGGGTGAAGTCGACGCCGGTGACCCGGGTGCCGGACCAGCGCAGCCCGGTGGCCATCGACAGCGTGGAGATGTCGAGGTTCTTGCGGTCGCGGATCGGGCGCAGGTAGGCGCGGGCCGCCGAGAGCCGGCTGCCGTGGCGCACGTTCCGGTCGAAGGGGGCGAAGCCCTCCTGGCGGTAGCCGTTGACGTCGTCGGTGCGGGCGTAGCCGGCCTGGGTGGTGGCCTCGAAGAAGGCCTGGAAGAGCGGGCTGGAGGCCGGGCCGCGCTCCATCGCCAGCGGGCCGGAGCCGCCGCGCCAGGCGTCGGCGCCGGCGACGCAGGTCTCCATCCGCTTGAAGTAGGGCAGGCAGTGCTCGTAGTCCCAGTGCTCCAGGCCGGCGTTGGTGGCCCACTTGTCGTAGTCGCCGCGGTTGCCGCGCTGGAAGATCATCCCGTTGATCGAGGACGACCCGCCGAGTACCTTGCCGCGAGCGTGCGGGACGCGGCGGCCGCCCATGTGCGGCTCCGGGTCGGTCTCGTAGGCCCAGTCGTAGAGCGGGTTGCCGGAGGGGAACATCAGCGCCGCCGGCATGTGGATCAGCGGGTCCATGATGAAGTCCGCGCGGCCGGCCTCGAGGACCAGCACGCTGGTGGACTCGTCGGCGGAGAGGCGGTTGGCCAGGGCGGACCCGGCCGAGCCACCACCGACGATGACGTAGTCGTAGCGCTTCTTCATTGGTTGCGACCTCGTTTCCAGGGAGGGTGCCTTTATCGGGTAACCCGATAACAGCTCGTTTCGGGGGGAAGCCTTCTCCGGTGACCGAGCGTTTATCGGGTAACCCGATAAACGCTCCTCAGGGCCGAAGGGGGCGAAGGGGGAGGGTCAGTCGTGGACGGGGAACCAGTCGGCGGGGGCCGGCTGGGTGTTGTGCCAGACGTGCTTGGTCTCGATGTACTCGTGCAGCCCGGCGACCCCGAGCTCGCGGCCGATGCCGGAGCGCTTCATCCCGCCCCACTCGGCCTGCGGCACGTAGGGGTGGTAGTCGTTGATCCAGATCGTGCCGTGCCGCAGCCGCCCGGCCACCCGCTCGGCGCGCCCGGCGTTGCTGCTCCACACCGCGCCGGCCAACCCGTAGACGGTGTGGTTGGCGATGGCCACCGCGGCGTCCTCGGCCTCGGCCGGGGTGTCCCCGGAGAAGGTCTCCACGGTCAGCACCGGCCCGAAGGACTCCTCCTGCACCGCGCTCATCTCGGCGGTGCAGCCGTCCAGGATCGTCGGCGGGTAGTAGCTGCCCTCGGCCAGCGCGCCGCCGGGGATCTCCCCGCCGCAGCGCAGCACCGCGCCCTCGTCGACCGCGGTCTGCACGTAGCGCACGATCTTGTCGCGGTGCTCGTCGCTGATCAGCGGCCCGGTCTCGGCCTCGGGGTCGAAGGGCCCGCCCATCCGGATCTGCTGAGCGCGGGCCACCAGGGTGTCGACGACCTCGTCGTGGATCGACTCCTCGACGACCAGCCGCGCCCCGGCCGAGCACACCTGGCCGGAGTCGAGGAAGATCGCGGTGAGCGCGTTGTCGATCGCGGCCGGCAGGTCGGCGTCGGCGAAGATGACGTTGGGGTTCTTCCCGCCGAGCTCGAGCGCCACCTTCTTCACGGTGCCGGCGGCGGTGGCCATGATCGTCTTGCCGGTGGCCAGCCCGCCGGTGAAGGAGACGAGGTCGACGTCCGGGTGGTCGGTCAGCACCGCGCCGACCTCGGCGCCGGTGCCGAGCACGAGGTTGGCCACCCCGGCCGGCAGCCCGGCCCGCTCCAGGGCGCCCATGAGCCAGATCGAGGTCTGCGGGGTCAGCTCGCTCGGCTTGAGGATGAAGGTGTTGCCCGCGGCCAGGCACGGCGCGACCTTCCACGCGGTCTGCAGCAGCGGGAAGTTCCACGGGGTGATCAGGCTGCACACCCCGACCGGCTCGTGCACCACCTTCGAGGAGACGCCCGGCATGCCGGTGTCGACGACCCGCCCGGCCTCGCCCTGGACGAGCGCGGCGAAGTGGCGGAAGACGCCGATGATGTCGTTCATGTCGACCTGCGACTCGACGAACCGCTTGCCGGTGTCCAGCGACTCCAGCCGCGCCACCTCGTCGAGCTCGGCCTCGAGCAGGTCGGCGACCTCGGTGAGCACGGCGGCCCGCTCGGGGGTCGGGGTGGTCGGCCAGGGGCCACGGTCGAAGGCGGTGCGGGCGGCGGCGATCGCGTCGCGGGCGTCCTGGGCGCCGCCCTCGGCGACGGTCACGACGACCTGACGGTCGGCCGGGCAGGTGATCTCGCGGGTCCCGCCGGCGGCGGCGTCGCGCCAGGTCCCGTCGATGTAGAGGCTGGGCATCTCGCTCCTTCTCATGGGGTGGTCGAAGGGTGTGGACGGAGGGTGAGGACGAAGGGGGGGGTGGTCCCGGAGTGCCCGGTGGGGCAGCGTGCGTGGCCCGTCGTGGCGCCGGGGAAGGGTCGGTCGGGCG
Proteins encoded:
- a CDS encoding aldehyde dehydrogenase family protein, producing the protein MPSLYIDGTWRDAAAGGTREITCPADRQVVVTVAEGGAQDARDAIAAARTAFDRGPWPTTPTPERAAVLTEVADLLEAELDEVARLESLDTGKRFVESQVDMNDIIGVFRHFAALVQGEAGRVVDTGMPGVSSKVVHEPVGVCSLITPWNFPLLQTAWKVAPCLAAGNTFILKPSELTPQTSIWLMGALERAGLPAGVANLVLGTGAEVGAVLTDHPDVDLVSFTGGLATGKTIMATAAGTVKKVALELGGKNPNVIFADADLPAAIDNALTAIFLDSGQVCSAGARLVVEESIHDEVVDTLVARAQQIRMGGPFDPEAETGPLISDEHRDKIVRYVQTAVDEGAVLRCGGEIPGGALAEGSYYPPTILDGCTAEMSAVQEESFGPVLTVETFSGDTPAEAEDAAVAIANHTVYGLAGAVWSSNAGRAERVAGRLRHGTIWINDYHPYVPQAEWGGMKRSGIGRELGVAGLHEYIETKHVWHNTQPAPADWFPVHD
- the betT gene encoding choline BCCT transporter BetT, with protein sequence MSTTTDPATPPGQETRADRPRKPTPKIPVLTVAGVITVIVAGWALIAPESSGEILGSTVGWISEWFGWFYIALATVVLVFVLYVGLRYSKVRLGSPDDRPEFSTFAWASMLFAAGIGTDVMFYAVAEPASQFLAPPQGDGGTLDAARESTVWTLFHYGITGWGMYALMGIALGFAAYRKGLPLAVRSTLYPLIGKRVRGPIGDAVDIATVLGTIFGVATSLGIGVVMLNVGLDLLFGIEQGTPAQIALVVVAVLVATISATTGVDKGIRLLSQLNVLLAIALAAWVLITRDTAFLLRAAMMNVGDFVSMFPGITMDTMAYDYDADWMGGWTLFFWAWWIAWACFVGMFLARISKGRTIGQFVLGTMTIPFSYIVMWVTIFGNSAVQKIMDGDAEFGEAAMNTPELGFFTLLQDTPGATVLVALATFVGLLFYVTSADSGALVMANLSSDLPDNDTDAAPSMRIVWAAATGVLTIAMLTVDGIPALQSATIIMGLPFAFVMILVMWALHRALEEDRVLGVAQRVSLTRSIVGHPSGSGSWRRRLSRTFGTVTVKQAEERLDDVVLPSLQEVAGELTERGVVAEVSEDTGNGRIGRTAKLVVPATEIGYEDFCYLVQVRRTPAPSYGARMLEADDTTTLLEVALPTGVSYDLMDYDGDEVCHDVLDHYERWANSSAAVADHGS
- the betA gene encoding choline dehydrogenase — translated: MKKRYDYVIVGGGSAGSALANRLSADESTSVLVLEAGRADFIMDPLIHMPAALMFPSGNPLYDWAYETDPEPHMGGRRVPHARGKVLGGSSSINGMIFQRGNRGDYDKWATNAGLEHWDYEHCLPYFKRMETCVAGADAWRGGSGPLAMERGPASSPLFQAFFEATTQAGYARTDDVNGYRQEGFAPFDRNVRHGSRLSAARAYLRPIRDRKNLDISTLSMATGLRWSGTRVTGVDFTRAGRPRSVEAGEVILCGGAFNSPQLLQLSGVGSPEVLRAAGVDTRVELPGVGENLQDHLEVYLQHTSLQPVSIAPWLKKWKAPYIGAQWLFADTGVGASNHFEGGGFIRTNDDVAYPNLMFHFLPIAVRYDGTAPEGKHGYQVHIGPMNSDVRGRVHITDDDPRHHPSILFNYLSTENDRREWVEVIRAARHILRQPAFAAFDGGEISPGPSVETDQEIIDWVAQDAETALHPSCSAKMGTDEMAVVDPSSMRVHGTDGLRVVDASVFPSITNGNIYAPVMMVAEKAADLIAGNTPLAPEAPPTYKANAGMPLYPPGDPRNDAWNTPTSIPSSIDAIAAQRAAQEETR